From Methanocorpusculum vombati, one genomic window encodes:
- a CDS encoding HD domain-containing protein → MDKNLYVENIANGTEVSSLFLVKRSDLRSKRGEQFVYMTLADRTGTIECKAYGDKAVEAARAVKTGMVYAISGIGKTNQNGELHLFSDTAETLDSLLRGPVALVPGQDTEFIFTPADITGNASEIQKIVASIVNGDLRLFVACCLDQRFYECPAAIRRHHEYTGGLCEHSLETVRIALNLVETMPRTEINRDMVIAGAVLHDIGKIFCFDKVGYGYVPNDTYNLIEHITMGIMFIDEYKHLISEAQLLQLRHIIQSHHGIYGDVVPLTAEAWLVNQADGASSLLRSIVDDLSETPKGQKKKGLRSEKFLWKAV, encoded by the coding sequence ATGGATAAAAATCTCTACGTAGAAAATATCGCGAACGGGACAGAGGTCTCCTCCCTCTTCCTCGTCAAACGTTCCGACCTCCGCAGCAAACGCGGCGAACAGTTTGTCTACATGACCCTCGCTGACCGCACCGGAACCATTGAATGCAAAGCCTACGGTGACAAAGCAGTTGAAGCTGCCCGGGCGGTCAAAACCGGTATGGTGTATGCAATATCGGGCATCGGAAAAACCAACCAGAACGGCGAACTGCATCTCTTCTCAGACACTGCCGAAACCCTTGATTCACTCCTCAGAGGACCGGTCGCACTCGTGCCCGGTCAGGACACCGAGTTCATCTTCACCCCCGCCGACATCACCGGCAACGCATCCGAAATTCAGAAAATTGTCGCAAGCATTGTCAACGGCGATCTCCGGCTCTTTGTAGCCTGCTGTCTCGATCAGCGGTTCTACGAATGCCCTGCCGCCATCCGCCGTCACCATGAATACACCGGAGGCCTTTGTGAACACTCCCTTGAAACGGTCAGGATCGCCCTGAATCTTGTTGAGACCATGCCCCGGACCGAGATCAACCGCGACATGGTCATCGCCGGAGCAGTCCTGCACGACATCGGCAAGATCTTCTGTTTCGACAAGGTCGGCTACGGCTACGTACCCAATGACACCTACAACCTCATCGAACACATCACCATGGGCATCATGTTTATCGACGAGTACAAACACCTCATCTCCGAAGCCCAGCTCTTACAGCTCCGCCATATTATCCAGTCGCATCACGGCATCTACGGCGACGTCGTCCCGCTTACTGCTGAGGCATGGCTCGTAAACCAGGCCGACGGGGCAAGTTCCCTCCTCCGCAGCATCGTTGATGACCTCTCTGAAACCCCGAAAGGCCAGAAGAAAAAAGGCCTTCGCAGCGAAAAATTCCTCTGGAAAGCAGTATAA
- the brxD gene encoding BREX system ATP-binding protein BrxD, with protein MAIPENNGIGRDERRLESVAIINALRRGTVPESGLGRLAVGLETEEKVITSQLAFVGTGHADCKFVRGEYGSGKTFLISRAVEIGLAAKFVTSHVVISPDTPLHKLQAVYARICAGLTTPTEDHALKSIIDTWIYGIEDRLISTGIDENDPALADLTAKEIEAVLTRVSGIHSGLAAALRTYYQANNKGDFATSQAAIGWISGEQTVGRTFKAQAGLKGTVTEGDALAFLNGLVHIIVQAGYAGLLVSFDEVETAQAFARPQREKGYINLRQIVDMIDRNELPNCFLLFAGTPALFDSAKGIRSLPPLYDRIGMIADDGFSNPMQTQIVLPKFDVKKLEEVSLRVIDIYTEAYAEVDKTRVSIRFIRTMIERVTGRFGGRVDVVPRLYLREFVDVLDKCALYDSYNPMEKYAFVAKENDTSLKEEEKAVMEVSW; from the coding sequence ATGGCTATACCGGAGAATAACGGAATCGGGCGCGACGAACGCCGGCTGGAAAGTGTTGCAATCATCAACGCACTGCGTCGCGGCACCGTCCCTGAATCAGGACTCGGAAGACTCGCCGTCGGCCTTGAAACCGAAGAAAAAGTCATCACCTCCCAGCTTGCATTCGTCGGAACCGGTCACGCCGACTGCAAATTTGTCCGCGGCGAGTACGGCTCCGGCAAAACATTTCTCATCTCGCGTGCCGTAGAGATCGGACTTGCCGCAAAGTTTGTCACAAGTCACGTCGTCATCTCACCCGACACCCCGCTGCACAAACTCCAGGCTGTCTATGCACGCATCTGCGCAGGACTTACCACCCCGACCGAAGACCATGCCTTAAAAAGCATCATCGACACCTGGATCTACGGCATCGAAGACCGGCTCATCAGTACCGGCATCGACGAAAACGACCCGGCACTTGCCGACCTGACCGCAAAAGAGATCGAAGCAGTTCTGACGCGGGTAAGCGGCATTCACTCCGGCCTTGCTGCAGCACTTCGGACCTACTATCAGGCGAACAACAAAGGTGACTTCGCCACCTCTCAGGCAGCCATCGGCTGGATCTCCGGAGAACAGACCGTCGGCAGAACCTTCAAGGCGCAGGCCGGCCTCAAAGGAACCGTGACCGAAGGAGACGCACTTGCGTTCCTGAACGGTCTGGTGCATATTATCGTGCAGGCCGGATACGCAGGCCTCCTCGTCAGCTTCGATGAAGTGGAAACCGCCCAGGCATTCGCCCGGCCCCAGCGGGAAAAAGGATACATCAACCTCCGCCAGATTGTGGACATGATTGACCGGAACGAACTGCCGAACTGCTTCCTCCTGTTTGCCGGAACCCCTGCACTCTTCGACAGTGCAAAAGGTATCCGGTCCCTGCCGCCGCTCTACGATCGCATCGGCATGATCGCAGACGACGGATTTTCCAATCCCATGCAGACGCAGATCGTTCTGCCGAAGTTTGATGTAAAAAAACTCGAAGAAGTCTCCCTGCGGGTGATCGACATCTACACCGAAGCGTACGCCGAAGTTGACAAAACCCGTGTCTCCATTCGGTTTATCCGAACCATGATCGAACGCGTGACCGGACGGTTCGGCGGCCGCGTGGATGTGGTGCCGCGTCTGTACCTGCGGGAGTTTGTGGACGTGCTGGACAAATGTGCACTCTATGACTCCTATAACCCGATGGAGAAGTATGCGTTCGTCGCAAAAGAGAATGATACCTCGCTGAAAGAGGAAGAAAAAGCTGTCATGGAAGTCAGCTGGTAA